A genomic segment from uncultured Erythrobacter sp. encodes:
- the gdhA gene encoding NADP-specific glutamate dehydrogenase has protein sequence MAVTDHVDLNGFMEGVKKRNPHQPEFVQAVQEVAEDIFEFMEDKEEYHSQQILRRIAEPDRVVSFRVCWEDDAGNIRVQRGWRVQNNNAIGPYKGGIRFHPSVTESVLKFLAFEQTFKNALTGLPMGGGKGGSNFNPKGKSVREIMRFCQSFMTELYRHIGADIDVPAGDIGVGGREIGFMFGQYKRITNNFTGVLTGKGLEWGGSLIRTEATGYGAVYFLENMLATKGENLEGKTAVISGSGNVATHAAEKIVQLGGKVLTLSDSGGFIHDPDGITQDKIDWVKTHKTHRRGRIEEYVEAFPKATFHAGKTPWGVPCDMALPCATQNELLGEDAKMLVANGCRAVSEGANMPTDLDGVHIFKAAKLLYAPGKASNAGGVAVSGLEMSQNSERRSWKEDELQQMLKDIMAGIHNSCIRYGDQGGGYIDYVKGANIAGFKKVADAMLAFGVV, from the coding sequence ATGGCAGTCACCGATCACGTCGACCTGAATGGCTTCATGGAGGGCGTGAAGAAGCGCAATCCGCATCAGCCGGAGTTTGTGCAAGCGGTCCAAGAAGTGGCCGAAGACATCTTCGAATTCATGGAGGACAAAGAGGAGTATCACTCCCAGCAGATCCTCCGCCGCATTGCCGAGCCGGATCGCGTGGTGTCCTTCCGGGTGTGCTGGGAAGATGATGCCGGCAACATCCGCGTGCAGCGCGGCTGGCGCGTCCAGAACAACAACGCCATCGGCCCCTACAAGGGCGGCATCCGCTTCCACCCTTCGGTGACCGAAAGCGTGCTGAAATTCCTCGCCTTTGAACAGACCTTCAAAAACGCGCTCACCGGCCTGCCGATGGGCGGCGGCAAGGGCGGATCGAACTTCAACCCCAAGGGCAAAAGCGTGCGTGAGATCATGCGCTTCTGCCAGAGCTTCATGACCGAACTTTACCGCCACATTGGCGCAGACATCGACGTCCCGGCGGGCGATATCGGCGTGGGCGGGCGCGAGATCGGCTTCATGTTCGGCCAGTACAAGCGCATCACCAACAACTTCACCGGCGTGCTGACCGGCAAGGGCCTCGAATGGGGCGGCAGCCTGATCCGCACCGAGGCGACCGGCTACGGCGCGGTCTATTTCCTCGAGAACATGCTCGCGACCAAGGGCGAGAATCTTGAGGGCAAGACGGCGGTGATTTCCGGCTCGGGCAATGTGGCAACCCACGCGGCAGAGAAGATCGTGCAACTGGGCGGAAAGGTGCTCACCCTGTCCGACAGCGGCGGCTTCATCCACGATCCCGACGGCATCACGCAGGACAAGATCGACTGGGTCAAAACCCACAAGACCCACCGCCGCGGGCGGATCGAAGAATATGTCGAGGCCTTCCCCAAGGCGACCTTCCACGCCGGCAAGACGCCGTGGGGCGTGCCCTGCGACATGGCCCTGCCCTGCGCGACGCAGAACGAATTGCTGGGTGAAGACGCCAAAATGCTGGTCGCCAATGGCTGCCGCGCGGTCTCTGAAGGCGCGAATATGCCGACCGATCTGGACGGCGTGCACATCTTCAAGGCCGCCAAGCTACTCTACGCGCCGGGCAAGGCGTCCAACGCGGGCGGGGTTGCGGTCTCGGGTCTGGAAATGAGCCAGAATTCCGAGCGCCGGTCATGGAAGGAAGACGAGCTTCAGCAGATGCTGAAAGACATCATGGCCGGCATCCACAATTCCTGCATCCGCTACGGCGATCAGGGCGGCGGGTACATCGACTATGTGAAGGGCGCGAACATCGCAGGCTTCAAGAAGGTTGCTGATGCGATGCTGGCGTTCGGGGTGGTGTAA
- a CDS encoding tetratricopeptide repeat protein: MASDTQQAAGGASKAGWVLLGAALLLAAGSIGFNVYQGSGGENAPAAPADGTATIEQLRAAAEASKDDAGPWGDLAFAYFGQGQYAEAAAAYRRALEIAPDEAVLWSALGETLVLASERDPLPAEALAAFQKAVALDATDPRARYFLAAKKDLDKDHEGALAAWLDLLADSPPGAPWEADLVRTIEQVGKMNSIDVSARISKAQATRKPALLAPGSGSVAGEAASPALRGPSAADVAAAGAMKPSEQLQMAEGMVAQLEARLQSEPKNVDGWVMLMRSRMTLGEPAKAKAALEAAVKANPGAAADLRAQAAGLGVK, from the coding sequence ATGGCGTCAGACACACAACAGGCAGCGGGCGGAGCGTCCAAGGCGGGCTGGGTTCTGCTGGGAGCGGCTTTGCTGCTGGCGGCAGGCTCGATCGGGTTCAATGTGTATCAGGGATCAGGGGGCGAGAACGCGCCTGCGGCCCCGGCGGACGGGACCGCCACGATCGAACAATTGCGCGCTGCGGCAGAGGCATCGAAGGACGATGCCGGCCCGTGGGGCGACCTCGCCTTCGCCTATTTCGGGCAGGGCCAATATGCCGAGGCCGCCGCCGCCTATCGCCGCGCGCTTGAAATTGCGCCGGATGAGGCGGTGCTGTGGTCGGCGTTGGGCGAGACGCTGGTGCTGGCGAGCGAGCGTGATCCGCTGCCAGCCGAGGCTTTGGCCGCGTTCCAGAAAGCGGTCGCGCTGGACGCCACCGATCCGCGCGCGCGGTATTTCCTCGCGGCGAAAAAGGATCTCGACAAGGATCATGAAGGCGCGCTGGCCGCGTGGCTCGATCTGCTCGCCGATAGCCCTCCGGGTGCGCCGTGGGAGGCCGATCTGGTGCGAACCATCGAACAGGTCGGCAAGATGAACAGCATCGACGTCTCCGCCCGCATCTCCAAGGCGCAAGCGACACGCAAGCCCGCGCTGCTCGCGCCGGGATCGGGCAGCGTCGCGGGCGAGGCCGCCTCGCCAGCGCTACGTGGGCCGAGCGCGGCGGATGTCGCGGCGGCAGGCGCGATGAAGCCGAGCGAACAACTCCAGATGGCCGAAGGCATGGTCGCGCAGCTAGAGGCGCGGCTTCAGAGCGAGCCCAAAAACGTCGATGGCTGGGTGATGCTGATGCGCAGCCGCATGACGCTGGGCGAACCGGCCAAGGCCAAGGCCGCGCTGGAAGCGGCGGTGAAGGCGAACCCCGGTGCAGCGGCGGATTTGCGCGCGCAGGCAGCGGGGCTGGGGGTTAAGTAG
- a CDS encoding cyclic nucleotide-binding domain-containing protein, which produces MGDVYTVAIIGSGPAGLSAAARAAALGLSHVLLEKTDHLSDTIYKYQKGKHVMATPSNLVLRSDIDFEAGKREVILGLWDEQIAGHKVNVKYHAEAKAIRGTGAAIPGSVQQLVTRARDGTKSVREIQRHAPPYAIELTSGEVVMAQNIILAIGTQGNPNRMRCPGADLPHVQYQLDDPAEYVDEHIIIVGTGDAGIENARGLAEDPAQRNTVSILNRGTEFPTAKDANVKALNADHEAGKLMIRTESETKSIEPGWITLTTRDGEIRIPCDRIIARIGSAPPRAFVEECGIEFSSEDRSAFPKLSPVFESTAPGIFVIGALAGYPLIKHCMNQGHDVIEFINGNTELKPADEPIIAAKFAGLPGNRSTGEWLEFLRTNVSILGGMNPLQMREFMLDSEAKFFAPGEVIFERNAPGSSLFGIASGSVAVEVNPADPSITIPIEAGSIFGEVGLISGRRRGATIRAAEDTIVVEISRLAALKLQSQVPSAKAEIQRISIERQLLQMFGSGLTREDVAPLVDAAQVMEKRAGEVVVTEGADDKDVFIIRRGSMIVEKQIGDRPVFLSYLPAGSYFGEMAVIDGSLRTATVKAAIKSEVIRLPGEGFLELLERNPKLRERAMTDMATRRATNAFIEGQKDSFSGAVDLYSKTAQFLVDNGIGEATDVLLIDEQLCIGCDNCEKACADSHDGLSRLDREAGKTYAHLHVPTSCRHCEHPHCMADCPPNAIKRGPDGEVFIDETCIGCGNCQRNCPYGVIRMDAKPPKKPSLLQWMLFGKGPGPGEASYSWRKKAAEKEGPAKPKQAIKCDMCSGIDGGPACVRACPTGAAIRVSPDKFLTFTKLTEDAE; this is translated from the coding sequence GTGGGCGATGTTTACACAGTCGCGATCATCGGGTCTGGCCCTGCCGGACTAAGCGCAGCCGCGCGTGCAGCGGCCCTCGGGCTGAGCCATGTGCTGCTCGAAAAGACCGACCACCTCTCGGACACGATCTACAAATACCAGAAGGGCAAGCACGTCATGGCGACGCCCAGCAATCTGGTGCTGCGCTCCGACATCGATTTCGAGGCTGGCAAGCGCGAGGTGATCCTCGGATTGTGGGACGAACAGATCGCGGGCCACAAAGTCAATGTGAAGTACCACGCCGAAGCCAAGGCGATCCGCGGCACCGGCGCGGCGATCCCCGGCAGCGTGCAGCAACTCGTCACCCGCGCGAGGGACGGCACCAAGTCCGTGCGCGAGATTCAGCGCCACGCTCCGCCCTATGCGATCGAGTTGACAAGCGGCGAGGTCGTGATGGCGCAAAACATCATCCTCGCCATCGGCACGCAGGGCAATCCCAATCGGATGCGCTGCCCCGGAGCGGACCTGCCGCACGTGCAATACCAACTCGACGATCCGGCGGAGTATGTCGACGAGCATATCATCATCGTCGGCACCGGAGACGCCGGGATCGAGAACGCGCGCGGCCTCGCCGAAGACCCGGCGCAGCGCAACACCGTCTCGATCCTCAACCGTGGCACGGAGTTTCCGACCGCCAAGGACGCCAACGTCAAGGCGCTGAACGCCGACCACGAAGCCGGCAAGCTGATGATCCGCACCGAGAGCGAGACCAAGTCGATTGAGCCGGGCTGGATCACACTAACCACCCGCGATGGCGAAATTCGCATTCCGTGTGACCGGATCATCGCCCGCATCGGTTCGGCCCCGCCGCGCGCCTTCGTCGAGGAATGCGGGATCGAATTTTCGAGTGAGGACCGCAGCGCCTTCCCCAAGCTGTCCCCGGTGTTCGAAAGCACCGCGCCGGGCATCTTCGTGATCGGGGCGCTGGCAGGCTATCCGCTGATCAAGCACTGCATGAACCAGGGCCACGATGTCATCGAGTTCATCAACGGCAACACCGAACTAAAACCCGCCGACGAGCCGATCATCGCCGCCAAGTTTGCAGGGCTTCCCGGCAACCGCAGCACCGGCGAATGGCTCGAATTCCTGCGGACCAATGTGTCGATCCTGGGCGGCATGAACCCGCTGCAGATGCGCGAATTCATGCTCGACAGCGAAGCGAAGTTCTTCGCGCCCGGCGAGGTGATCTTTGAACGCAATGCCCCCGGATCATCGCTGTTCGGCATCGCCAGCGGATCGGTCGCGGTCGAGGTCAATCCGGCTGACCCGTCGATCACCATTCCCATCGAAGCCGGATCGATCTTTGGCGAAGTCGGCCTGATCTCGGGACGCCGTCGGGGTGCGACGATCCGCGCGGCGGAAGACACCATCGTGGTCGAAATCTCGCGCCTCGCCGCGCTCAAGCTGCAATCGCAGGTGCCCTCGGCCAAAGCGGAGATCCAGCGCATCTCGATCGAGCGGCAATTGCTCCAGATGTTCGGATCGGGCCTGACCCGCGAGGATGTCGCGCCGCTGGTCGATGCGGCGCAGGTGATGGAAAAGCGCGCAGGCGAGGTGGTGGTCACCGAAGGCGCGGACGACAAGGACGTCTTTATCATCCGGCGCGGGTCGATGATCGTCGAAAAGCAGATCGGCGACCGGCCGGTGTTCCTGTCCTACCTCCCCGCAGGCTCATACTTCGGCGAGATGGCGGTGATCGACGGCAGCTTGCGCACTGCCACCGTCAAGGCCGCGATCAAATCCGAAGTCATCCGTCTGCCGGGCGAAGGCTTCCTCGAATTGCTCGAGCGCAACCCCAAGCTGCGTGAGCGGGCGATGACTGACATGGCCACGCGCCGCGCCACCAACGCCTTTATCGAAGGGCAGAAAGACAGCTTTTCCGGCGCAGTCGATCTCTATTCCAAAACCGCGCAGTTCCTCGTCGACAACGGGATCGGCGAGGCGACCGATGTACTGCTGATCGACGAGCAACTGTGCATCGGCTGCGACAATTGCGAGAAAGCCTGCGCTGACAGCCATGACGGCCTCTCGCGCTTGGACCGAGAGGCGGGCAAGACCTACGCGCACCTCCACGTCCCGACATCGTGCCGCCACTGCGAACACCCGCACTGCATGGCCGATTGCCCGCCCAACGCAATCAAGCGCGGCCCCGATGGCGAGGTGTTCATCGATGAAACCTGCATCGGCTGCGGCAATTGCCAGCGCAACTGCCCCTATGGCGTGATCCGCATGGACGCCAAACCGCCCAAGAAGCCCAGCCTGCTCCAGTGGATGCTGTTCGGCAAAGGCCCTGGCCCGGGCGAAGCGTCCTATAGCTGGCGCAAGAAGGCGGCCGAGAAAGAAGGCCCGGCCAAGCCCAAGCAGGCGATCAAGTGCGATATGTGCTCCGGCATCGATGGCGGCCCTGCCTGCGTGCGCGCCTGCCCGACGGGCGCTGCGATTCGTGTCAGCCCTGATAAGTTCCTGACCTTCACCAAGCTGACCGAGGACGCCGAGTAA
- a CDS encoding cytochrome c3 family protein, which produces MAFLIRTIDFTAAGREIIRDRVLEQTSLTVGRAAENDIHLPDLAVEQNHVRIDLQGDGTLGVAALGTLGFALDGRVVMEGTIDPRTGGEIALGAARLAVASEADGNTSITIRQVAADEGKGDALRGFALASVLPSKRAMSWAFAGAILLLLLLVPVASHLLRSPAKPDPTGKTPGQVVLDAAWSSGELSLKHHSLEDNCESCHVDAFESVQDQTCVSCHKDTGDHAPMPRLAKGRPALTPGDALQWRIAEGFGKEGPLGCVSCHSEHEGPKRQAAGGEAFCSDCHNKLDTRLTDTALANAHDFGKGHPQFRPVYFASFGAAKPVRAAPGAKPVERSGLVFPHDVHINARGGAARMAVSLSQYGKPLECNDCHTLTADRMSFKEVKMEDSCEGCHSLVSGRTAAGGFSKLRHGDIKDLAEDLARISSGPRPRVGPARQRPGQIGSASPYRADFGRPVRAYIGLSNALSAGGVCTECHLPTRGPTGQADLMPVNLPDRFLTSGYFNHEAHKREKCTDCHAADTSKVASDLLIPNLTSCRECHLGATAVRTKKIVPSDCAMCHAYHLPAGQWQGLRPPKGPAPHYKPPPAPPKTKVAAVSAKARQKP; this is translated from the coding sequence ATGGCGTTCCTGATCCGCACCATCGATTTCACCGCTGCGGGGCGTGAGATTATCCGCGACCGTGTGCTGGAGCAGACCAGCCTCACCGTAGGCCGCGCGGCTGAGAACGACATCCACCTCCCTGATCTGGCGGTGGAACAGAACCATGTGCGGATTGATTTGCAAGGCGATGGCACGCTCGGCGTCGCTGCGCTCGGAACACTCGGCTTTGCACTAGATGGCAGGGTGGTCATGGAAGGCACCATCGACCCGCGCACCGGGGGTGAAATTGCGCTCGGCGCAGCGCGGTTGGCGGTTGCCAGCGAGGCGGACGGCAACACCTCCATCACCATCCGCCAGGTCGCCGCTGACGAGGGGAAAGGCGACGCCTTGCGCGGCTTCGCGCTCGCCAGCGTGCTGCCGTCCAAGCGCGCGATGAGCTGGGCCTTCGCGGGCGCAATCCTGCTATTGCTCCTGCTGGTGCCGGTCGCCAGCCACCTGCTGCGCTCGCCTGCCAAGCCTGACCCCACCGGCAAGACCCCAGGTCAGGTGGTGCTGGACGCAGCATGGTCGTCTGGCGAGCTATCGCTGAAGCACCACAGCCTCGAGGATAATTGCGAAAGCTGCCACGTCGATGCCTTCGAGAGCGTACAGGATCAAACCTGCGTCTCGTGCCACAAGGACACCGGCGATCACGCCCCGATGCCGCGCCTTGCCAAAGGCAGGCCTGCGCTGACACCGGGCGACGCGCTGCAATGGCGCATCGCGGAAGGCTTCGGCAAGGAAGGCCCGCTCGGCTGCGTGTCGTGCCATTCGGAACACGAAGGCCCCAAGCGCCAAGCGGCGGGCGGCGAGGCGTTCTGTTCGGACTGCCACAATAAACTCGACACCCGGCTGACCGATACGGCGCTGGCGAACGCCCATGATTTCGGCAAGGGCCACCCGCAGTTCCGCCCGGTCTATTTCGCCAGCTTCGGCGCGGCCAAGCCCGTGCGCGCGGCGCCGGGGGCGAAACCGGTTGAACGCTCCGGCCTCGTCTTCCCGCACGATGTCCACATCAACGCGCGCGGCGGTGCGGCGCGTATGGCGGTCAGCCTTTCACAATATGGTAAGCCCTTGGAATGCAATGATTGTCATACCCTGACAGCCGACCGAATGTCGTTCAAGGAGGTGAAGATGGAGGACTCCTGCGAGGGCTGCCACAGTCTGGTCTCCGGGCGCACGGCGGCGGGCGGGTTCAGCAAGCTGCGCCACGGCGATATCAAGGATCTGGCCGAGGATCTCGCGCGGATCTCGTCCGGCCCGCGCCCGCGCGTCGGCCCCGCCCGCCAGCGGCCCGGACAGATTGGCAGCGCCTCTCCCTATCGCGCGGATTTCGGCCGCCCAGTGCGCGCCTATATCGGGCTATCGAACGCGTTGTCGGCGGGCGGGGTCTGCACCGAATGCCACTTGCCGACCCGCGGCCCGACCGGGCAGGCCGATCTCATGCCGGTCAACCTGCCCGACCGCTTCCTCACCAGCGGCTATTTCAACCACGAGGCGCACAAACGCGAGAAGTGCACCGATTGCCACGCGGCGGACACCTCCAAGGTGGCGAGCGATCTGCTGATCCCTAATCTGACAAGCTGCCGTGAGTGTCACCTCGGAGCGACTGCGGTGAGGACCAAAAAGATCGTGCCGAGCGATTGCGCGATGTGCCACGCCTATCACCTGCCCGCAGGACAATGGCAGGGCTTGAGGCCGCCCAAAGGCCCCGCGCCGCATTACAAGCCGCCGCCCGCTCCTCCCAAGACGAAGGTTGCAGCGGTCTCGGCCAAGGCTAGGCAAAAGCCATGA
- a CDS encoding metallophosphoesterase, producing the protein MSGAALSAGRAVLIAQMTDIHVGFAPDEQPEELNLTRFRATLARLLNGPNRPDLLVLSGDITDHGDPESFAKTAELLKDCPCPIIPLVGNHDSRAGLLSAFPQVVPAEGGFLHYVVEAPLGLRIICLDTLEDGRHGGAFCEMRAAWLAARLAEAPDTPTLIFMHHPPVVAGIDWMDPAPDEPWIMRLRSVLEGQHHVQAIHCGHLHRPITTRFAGIPLGVTPSVAPLVAMDLNPINKDVPDNRELITTEPPTYALHRWDGAALVSHYERVGDWEVLARFHAGLQPMIEGMFAERD; encoded by the coding sequence ATGAGCGGGGCGGCCCTTTCCGCCGGGCGTGCTGTGCTGATCGCACAAATGACCGACATTCACGTCGGCTTTGCCCCTGACGAACAGCCCGAGGAGCTGAACCTCACCCGCTTCCGCGCGACTTTGGCGCGGCTGCTCAATGGCCCCAACCGGCCCGATCTGCTGGTGCTATCGGGCGACATTACCGATCACGGCGATCCGGAGAGCTTCGCCAAGACCGCTGAACTGCTGAAGGACTGCCCCTGCCCGATCATCCCGCTGGTCGGCAATCACGATAGCCGCGCTGGCCTGCTCAGCGCTTTCCCGCAGGTCGTTCCGGCTGAGGGCGGGTTTCTGCACTATGTGGTCGAAGCGCCGCTGGGCTTGCGGATCATCTGCCTCGATACGCTGGAGGACGGCCGACACGGCGGCGCCTTCTGCGAAATGCGCGCCGCGTGGCTGGCGGCGCGGCTGGCCGAGGCTCCCGACACGCCGACGCTGATTTTCATGCATCACCCCCCGGTGGTCGCCGGGATCGACTGGATGGACCCCGCGCCGGACGAGCCTTGGATTATGCGGCTGCGCAGCGTGCTGGAAGGGCAGCATCATGTGCAGGCAATCCATTGCGGGCACTTGCACCGCCCGATCACCACGCGCTTTGCCGGCATCCCGCTCGGCGTGACGCCGTCGGTCGCGCCGCTGGTGGCGATGGATCTGAACCCGATCAACAAGGACGTGCCCGACAACCGCGAACTCATCACCACCGAGCCGCCGACCTATGCGCTGCACCGCTGGGACGGGGCTGCGCTGGTGTCCCACTACGAGCGCGTCGGTGATTGGGAAGTACTGGCGCGGTTCCATGCCGGGCTGCAACCGATGATCGAAGGAATGTTTGCGGAAAGAGATTAG
- a CDS encoding heme-binding protein, whose translation MRKGGTFWVAASALVLASCGGGGSSSGGGGATGGGPAPTPTPPPAGQVFSVPAAESLTSAEVGTIIAQAAAEARARGVAATIAVTDRVGNVLGVFAMPGAAPTARIPSAPDGTNQDAQGLTIPSAGAAIAKAITGAYLSSGGNAFSSRTASFIVQEHFPPAPTTAGLESGPLFGVQFSQLPCSDLAARASDGFIGPKRSPLGLAADPGGFPLYQNGVVVGGIGVIADGSYSFDPNVLDRDVDLDEAIALAGTVGFEAPINIRADRITADGTSLRYTDVEYNQISNVAGASFAGTAGALVPVTGYYMGTALLAGATYGSEASGVRASTSAEFANRDAFVLSNGAGANRFPVRGGTDVGDVASPLTAAEARVILEEAFTVMSRARAQIRQPLDSRAQVTISLVDTRGQVLGLVRSPDAPIFGIDVSLQKARTANFFSGAFAANELLAAGGEVPQFVARTRSFLGDPTALTGGFAFSDRAGGNLSRPYFPDGEVGQPNGPLSRPIAQFNPFSTGLQSALIVGNLAQHLAFVTGASAQDTPRICTSLPQVTAGATRLDNGIQIFPGSVPVYRGNVLVGGIGVSGDGIDQDDMISFLGLNNGALRAGGGLSNAPNAIRADRIVVAVGSRQVRLRYVNCPFAPFLDTAAQNVCEGL comes from the coding sequence ATGCGCAAGGGTGGGACATTCTGGGTTGCGGCAAGCGCCTTGGTGCTCGCCTCCTGCGGGGGTGGGGGCAGCAGCTCGGGTGGAGGCGGCGCGACCGGCGGTGGGCCCGCGCCGACTCCCACGCCGCCGCCTGCCGGGCAGGTGTTTTCCGTCCCTGCCGCCGAAAGTCTCACCAGCGCGGAGGTCGGCACGATTATCGCTCAGGCCGCCGCCGAAGCGCGGGCGCGCGGAGTGGCGGCGACCATTGCGGTGACGGATCGGGTGGGCAATGTGCTAGGCGTCTTCGCCATGCCGGGAGCCGCACCCACCGCGCGCATTCCCTCCGCGCCCGATGGCACCAATCAGGACGCGCAGGGCCTCACCATCCCGAGCGCCGGAGCGGCCATCGCCAAGGCGATCACCGGCGCCTATCTTTCGAGCGGCGGCAATGCCTTTTCCAGCCGCACGGCGAGCTTCATCGTGCAGGAACATTTCCCACCTGCGCCGACCACCGCAGGCTTGGAAAGCGGCCCGCTGTTCGGGGTGCAGTTCAGCCAGCTGCCCTGTTCCGACCTCGCCGCGCGGGCGAGCGACGGCTTCATTGGTCCCAAGCGTTCGCCGCTGGGCCTCGCAGCCGACCCCGGCGGCTTCCCGCTCTACCAGAACGGCGTGGTGGTCGGCGGCATCGGGGTGATCGCTGACGGCAGCTACAGCTTCGACCCCAACGTGCTCGACCGCGATGTCGATCTGGACGAGGCGATTGCGCTCGCCGGGACGGTGGGCTTCGAAGCCCCGATCAACATCCGCGCCGACCGCATCACCGCCGACGGCACATCGCTGCGTTACACCGACGTCGAGTATAATCAGATCAGCAATGTCGCAGGTGCCAGCTTTGCAGGAACGGCGGGCGCATTGGTGCCGGTGACCGGCTATTACATGGGCACGGCGCTGCTGGCGGGCGCGACCTATGGCAGTGAGGCTTCGGGCGTGCGCGCCTCGACGTCAGCGGAGTTCGCCAACCGCGATGCCTTCGTGCTGTCGAACGGCGCGGGGGCGAACCGTTTTCCGGTGCGCGGCGGAACGGACGTGGGCGATGTGGCGAGCCCGCTGACCGCCGCAGAGGCGCGGGTGATCCTCGAAGAAGCCTTCACTGTGATGAGCCGCGCGCGGGCGCAGATCCGCCAGCCGCTCGACAGCCGCGCGCAGGTGACCATCAGTCTGGTCGATACGCGGGGGCAGGTGCTGGGCCTTGTGCGCTCCCCCGATGCGCCGATCTTCGGCATCGATGTGAGCTTGCAGAAGGCGCGGACGGCCAATTTCTTCTCGGGCGCATTCGCCGCCAATGAATTGCTGGCGGCTGGCGGAGAAGTGCCGCAGTTCGTTGCCCGAACGCGCTCGTTCCTCGGCGATCCTACGGCGCTGACCGGCGGCTTCGCCTTCTCCGACCGCGCGGGCGGCAACCTGTCGCGGCCCTACTTCCCCGATGGCGAGGTAGGGCAGCCCAACGGCCCGCTGTCACGCCCGATTGCGCAGTTCAACCCGTTCTCGACCGGGCTGCAAAGCGCGTTGATCGTGGGCAATCTCGCGCAGCATCTCGCATTCGTCACCGGAGCCAGCGCGCAGGACACCCCGCGTATTTGCACTAGCCTGCCGCAAGTCACGGCGGGCGCGACGCGGCTCGACAATGGCATCCAGATCTTCCCCGGATCGGTGCCGGTCTATCGCGGCAATGTGCTGGTTGGAGGCATCGGGGTTTCGGGCGACGGGATCGATCAAGACGACATGATCAGCTTTCTCGGCCTCAACAATGGCGCGCTGCGGGCCGGTGGCGGGCTGAGCAACGCACCGAACGCCATTCGCGCGGACCGGATCGTGGTCGCGGTCGGCTCTCGGCAAGTGCGGCTGCGCTACGTCAATTGCCCGTTTGCGCCGTTCCTCGATACGGCCGCGCAGAACGTGTGCGAGGGGCTCTAG
- a CDS encoding multiheme c-type cytochrome, whose amino-acid sequence MRRFWADVITGLAQRRGALRVAAVFAIAALYPASVAIGNGTFEGVASCAGSTCHGRAEGNGAVVQQDEIATWQEPSSPSGAHSRAYAVLGGRRGQQIAASLGLGNAQSAPACLGCHSTNVPAGQRGAKFTVTDGVGCESCHGPSGGTWLAEHYALPATHASNVAAGLTPLDNPKARANVCLDCHYGSSKPGQFVTHAMMAAGHPRVSFELDLFSALQQHHNIDGDYTARKATPNSVRFWAVGQAEAVRRATSLFAQPKFAYEGAFPQFYFYDCHSCHRTITDGPQRKLTFETNPARPIPFGNPPFNDENMIMLQAVAGALVPGEAAKFQNAARGFHAAMGQGPGEARAAAQALSAHAGVLADALSARAYADADAFKVIAIIAGEATTPRFTDYAGSVQAVMAVDTLLNALVREGRVTQGAAAGIRGDIARAYKAVEEPNAYRPADFRAALKSASGAIGRLQ is encoded by the coding sequence ATGAGGCGATTTTGGGCGGATGTGATCACAGGCCTTGCGCAGCGGCGGGGAGCCTTGCGCGTCGCGGCGGTGTTCGCAATCGCCGCGCTCTACCCTGCCTCTGTCGCTATCGGTAACGGCACATTCGAAGGCGTCGCCAGCTGCGCCGGATCGACCTGCCACGGCCGGGCCGAAGGCAATGGCGCGGTTGTCCAGCAGGACGAGATCGCGACCTGGCAGGAACCTTCATCCCCCAGCGGCGCCCATTCCCGCGCCTATGCCGTGCTCGGCGGCCGGCGCGGCCAGCAAATTGCAGCGAGCCTCGGGCTGGGTAATGCGCAATCGGCCCCGGCGTGCCTCGGATGCCATTCCACCAATGTCCCCGCCGGTCAGCGCGGTGCGAAGTTCACTGTCACCGACGGGGTCGGGTGCGAAAGCTGCCATGGGCCTTCGGGCGGGACATGGCTGGCAGAGCACTATGCGCTGCCCGCCACCCATGCCTCGAACGTCGCGGCCGGGCTGACGCCGCTCGACAACCCCAAGGCGCGGGCCAACGTCTGCCTCGATTGCCATTACGGATCATCCAAGCCGGGCCAGTTCGTCACCCATGCGATGATGGCCGCGGGCCACCCGCGCGTCTCGTTCGAGCTTGATCTGTTCAGCGCGCTTCAGCAGCACCACAATATCGACGGCGATTACACCGCGCGAAAGGCTACGCCCAATTCAGTGCGGTTCTGGGCCGTGGGGCAGGCCGAGGCGGTGCGCCGCGCGACAAGCCTCTTCGCGCAGCCCAAATTCGCTTACGAGGGCGCCTTCCCGCAGTTCTATTTCTACGATTGCCATTCGTGCCACCGGACGATCACCGATGGCCCGCAGCGCAAGCTCACCTTCGAGACCAATCCCGCGCGGCCGATCCCATTTGGCAACCCGCCGTTTAATGATGAGAACATGATCATGCTCCAAGCGGTCGCAGGCGCGCTGGTGCCGGGCGAGGCGGCGAAGTTCCAAAATGCCGCGCGCGGCTTCCACGCAGCGATGGGGCAAGGGCCGGGCGAGGCGCGTGCCGCTGCGCAGGCCTTGTCGGCCCATGCGGGGGTCTTGGCCGATGCATTGTCGGCTCGTGCCTACGCCGATGCAGACGCTTTCAAGGTGATCGCGATCATTGCAGGTGAGGCGACGACGCCGCGCTTTACCGACTATGCCGGATCGGTGCAGGCGGTGATGGCGGTCGACACGCTGCTCAATGCGCTGGTGCGCGAAGGCCGGGTGACACAGGGCGCAGCGGCAGGCATCCGCGGCGATATCGCCCGGGCATACAAGGCGGTGGAAGAACCCAACGCCTATCGCCCGGCCGATTTCCGCGCTGCGCTCAAATCGGCCAGCGGCGCGATTGGCAGGCTGCAATAG